AGCGAAGACTAATTTTGCAACCTGCAAGATTGCGCACAATATTTCTGTCAGTAACTAGTATTCTTCTGTATGGAAGCACCTACTATTTTTGCAAAACTCAAGCAAAACTACACTCCGCAATTCTTTCTGGACAGGCATGATCCATTTTATGTCCTGATTTCCACGGTGCTTTCACAGCGCACCCGTGATGAAGTCACTCAAGTAGCTACTCGCCGTCTCTTTAAACACTATGATACGCCGGAAGACTTCGCTGCAGCAGATGCAGAAGCCATCGAGAATCTAATCAAGGATGTTGGTTTTTACAGGATGAAAGCACCCCGGGTTATACAGATAGCTTCAATTTTGCTGGAAAAGTATGGTGGTGAAGTTCCCGAAGATATGGATTTACTTCTTGAGCTTCCGGGAGTTGGGAGAAAAACGGCAAACTGTGTTCTGGCTTACGCTTTTTCCAAAGATGTTATTGCGGTGGATACGCATGTGCACCGGATATCCAATCGTCTTGGTATTGTTGATACTTCCAATCCTGATCAGACTGAAATTGCACTTCAGGCTGTTCTTCCCGAGGATATGTGGAGGGACGTCAACGAGTTGCTTGTGAGTTTCGGGAAAGAAATTTGCAGACCTATTTCCCCGAAATGCGGTGTATGTCCCATTGAGGATATGTGCGCAAAGCTCTACCTGAAGAAATCAGATTGAGTTAAAAAAAGAAAAAAAGAAAGAAAAAGTGAACGTAGCCGGATTATACCAGCTGGTTCACAGGGTGGTTCTCGTCCATGATTTCCAGACCGAGTTCTTTTGCAGTTTCGGCGAGGATAATGTCTACCATTGCGGTAGCAGGATAGACGAGAGGTGTGTTCTCAATAGGACCAAAGAGCTGGAAGTTGGAACCGAGTGTCTGTGGGACAAGGTTTGTTCCAATGTCAGCAGGCATGTAAACTGCCTTACGCTGCTCTTTTGTCTCGAACTGTTTCTTGTAATC
The DNA window shown above is from Methanohalophilus levihalophilus and carries:
- the nth gene encoding endonuclease III translates to MEAPTIFAKLKQNYTPQFFLDRHDPFYVLISTVLSQRTRDEVTQVATRRLFKHYDTPEDFAAADAEAIENLIKDVGFYRMKAPRVIQIASILLEKYGGEVPEDMDLLLELPGVGRKTANCVLAYAFSKDVIAVDTHVHRISNRLGIVDTSNPDQTEIALQAVLPEDMWRDVNELLVSFGKEICRPISPKCGVCPIEDMCAKLYLKKSD